From the genome of Leptotrichia trevisanii DSM 22070, one region includes:
- the pepF gene encoding oligoendopeptidase F: MERNEIKQEYKWNLSDIYENYSAWEKDFEKVSELKKELAGFKGQFGNEGKLLEFFQKQEEMDKISYKLYRYPQLARDLNSSDKEAVEHLQKVQFLFAEVSTELSWVNSELVDNRENIQKWIEKKEFDDYRFGLKNLFRLQKHILEEKESKLLSYYSSFFSAPRSIYSEVTVTDVEWPQVTLSSGEKVDVTPANYSKILSTNRNQEDRKLMFKTFYTIYEKKKNTIGAIYNSILQKGIASKKAYNYDSFLLSHLESDNIPEEIYLNLVNTAKNNTKPLQRYLKLRKKILGLEKYYNFDGSINLIEFDKEYEYDDAQEIVLNSVAPLGKNYVEKMKKAISEGWLDVFEAKGKRTGAYSAGVYGVHPYMLLNYNKTLDSVFTLAHELGHTLHTLYSDENQPFSMADYTIFVAEVASTFNERLLLDYMLENTNDPKERIALLEQEIGNIVGTFYFQALLADYEYQAHKLAEAGEPITAEVLSKIMEDLFDKYYGDIIEKDDLIYIFWARVPHFFNSPFYVYQYATCFASSAILYEKMINSNDESEKKQTLDKYIQLLSSGGNDFPMEQLKKAGVDLSRIETIEAVAKQFNFLLDKLEVEISKL, from the coding sequence ATGGAAAGAAATGAAATAAAACAGGAATATAAATGGAATTTATCGGATATTTATGAAAATTATTCAGCTTGGGAGAAGGATTTTGAGAAAGTTAGTGAACTGAAAAAAGAATTGGCTGGATTTAAAGGACAATTTGGGAACGAAGGGAAGTTGTTGGAGTTTTTTCAGAAGCAGGAGGAGATGGATAAGATTTCTTATAAATTGTATCGGTATCCTCAGCTTGCGAGGGATTTGAACTCATCGGATAAGGAGGCTGTGGAGCATTTGCAGAAGGTGCAGTTTTTGTTTGCGGAGGTTTCTACTGAATTGTCCTGGGTAAATTCAGAACTGGTTGATAATCGTGAGAATATTCAAAAATGGATTGAAAAAAAAGAATTTGATGATTATAGATTTGGACTAAAAAATTTATTTAGGTTGCAAAAGCATATTCTGGAAGAAAAGGAAAGCAAATTGCTGTCGTACTACAGCTCATTCTTTTCAGCACCGAGAAGCATTTATTCGGAAGTTACGGTTACGGATGTGGAATGGCCTCAAGTTACGCTTAGTTCTGGAGAAAAAGTGGATGTAACGCCTGCCAATTATTCTAAAATTTTGTCTACAAATAGAAATCAGGAAGACAGAAAACTGATGTTTAAGACGTTTTATACAATTTATGAAAAGAAAAAAAATACGATTGGGGCAATTTATAACTCAATTTTGCAAAAAGGAATTGCTTCAAAGAAAGCCTACAATTACGATTCATTTTTGTTAAGCCATCTGGAAAGTGACAATATTCCAGAAGAAATTTACTTAAATCTTGTCAATACGGCGAAAAATAATACAAAACCATTGCAAAGATATTTAAAATTGAGAAAGAAAATTTTGGGACTTGAAAAATACTATAATTTTGACGGTTCAATTAACCTAATAGAATTTGACAAGGAATACGAGTATGATGATGCTCAGGAAATAGTGTTAAATTCAGTTGCTCCACTTGGAAAAAATTATGTAGAAAAAATGAAAAAAGCGATTTCAGAAGGCTGGCTGGATGTATTTGAGGCAAAAGGGAAAAGAACGGGAGCCTATTCTGCTGGAGTTTACGGAGTTCATCCATATATGCTTCTAAATTACAACAAGACTTTAGACAGCGTATTTACATTGGCACACGAACTGGGACATACCTTGCACACTCTTTATTCAGATGAAAATCAGCCTTTCTCGATGGCAGACTACACAATTTTCGTAGCAGAAGTGGCTTCCACATTTAACGAAAGATTACTGCTCGACTATATGCTGGAAAATACCAATGATCCAAAAGAAAGAATCGCATTACTAGAGCAGGAAATTGGAAATATTGTTGGAACTTTCTATTTTCAGGCATTGCTGGCAGATTATGAATATCAGGCACACAAGCTGGCAGAAGCTGGAGAGCCAATCACAGCGGAAGTTTTGAGCAAAATTATGGAAGATTTGTTTGACAAATATTACGGCGATATAATCGAAAAAGATGATTTAATCTATATTTTCTGGGCAAGAGTTCCACACTTTTTCAACTCGCCATTTTACGTGTATCAATACGCCACTTGCTTTGCCTCATCAGCAATTTTATATGAAAAAATGATAAATTCAAATGATGAAAGCGAGAAAAAACAAACACTAGACAAATACATCCAATTATTAAGCTCAGGAGGAAATGACTTCCCAATGGAACAGCTTAAAAAGGCAGGAGTTGACTTATCAAGAATTGAAACGATTGAGGCTGTGGCAAAACAGTTTAATTTTCTGTTAGATAAATT